Genomic DNA from Oryza sativa Japonica Group chromosome 5, ASM3414082v1:
GGCTTATAGATCTGTTGAGAGATGCACGGCtgaattagagcaagtttaatagtgtagccaactactagctttaattcatctataactaatttaatagcttattcatataatagttagttataaatatatactacactattaatatatagttctatatttcatacacacacaatgtattgaagtctgtgctgcagctggttaTAAATTTGTAGCGTGTTTGTtttctcactcttctcttctcttctccacatATGCTTATAGCTTATTTATAGCTTCCTACTGTACTCGCTCTTATTTGTCTCCGGCAGCCACCGCACCTCGTGctgatcttttttctctttgagGTTAAGATAAGTGTTGTGCTTGTTTCATGTGGCTCGGCAGGCAATGGATGCTTTCATGGACAGATTCAAAGATGAATAATATGATCTCGATACGACCCTGTCGTTTTGAACACATGTGGTTGAGGCAATATCTCCATAAAAAAAGTGTGCTAAGTCACATAACATATAAtgcagaaaaggagaaaaacataCGAACAACGGCAATGGGCGAGAAATATCAAATCAATGTAATTTAAGAGGGGTATTTACAATGAATTATTTGGGGAAATATCAAACTCAAGATGATATTTGGGATGGTTTTTATGATTTTCCCTTATGTCATCTTCTTCTTTTGTGAGACTGATGCTCTATACATGTGCCGAGTTGTCTATACCACAAATTATCTAGTGCTAAATTTTGATTTCgtcaaatttgatttgaaaattCATGGAGAAAGTCCGTAATTCCTTTCTCATTTGTAGCTATGGACGAAAACGGCTCAGAAGTAGACGGAGACCAATTCTatcctttttgtttttataactttttttttagaattggaATTGAAATCGAAAAACTTAGATATGAAAAGGAAATCAAATATTATTAAATACAGATACGAAGCGAATGCAAATCGGCGTGAATATGGTAATGAATATTCATCAGAATATGAAAACAAATCTAACTACACTCAAATCATCGAAGAGATGTAGCtcattatttttctaaaacaataAATAGACACTTTAATTGTTTATCTACTTTAATTTTCAGGAGAACTACAATTAGCAAGAGCTACAATCATTTAACTCTAATTCGTCGGCAAATTTTACTACAAAACACCAAGACCTGTGTAATTTGTTTATACACATCGAAAAAGCGTGTCATGTCTAAAAGACATCCTAGAAAACCTGGTAATTTGCTAGACGACACTTTCGACTCAATTGGATAGTTAGATTTTTAAGAAATACAAGATGCCCCTGTGACCACGAGTTTCAAACATGACATTAgagtaaaaatttagaaattatacAACTCTAAATTTGCAATCACCCCAAGTACATTATTAGCATACATCATATTCCTTCTTCACTCTAGCCTCAGATCAAAAACTTTTGACCCTAGGGATACTTTTTTATAAGAATTTATCTTTCCAATTGAACCGAAAGTATTCTCCAGCAAATTACCAGTATTTTTAGTGTCTTTTAGTCGTGACACTTTTTATTATGTCTATCAATAAATTACATGAACTTTGAGAGTGTTGTAGTAATTTTTTCCTAATTCGTATGGCATGGCCTAATAAAAAAAGCTCATTAAGCacataaagctcaacatgcaagcatatagtatttatatctataatttatttcattctaaaaccaaacatacacatgctaaataatcattctcaaatcattttcataatatttcgaTCCAAATCATTTCATCGTTTCTCCAATATATAACAAATATCCCACAACAAAGTGTGGGGCATCATCTTTTGTGAGACATAGCAGACCATACATGGCTTTGGTCTGGACAACTGTCGGTGAACAACTTTGAAGAGCTGCAATGCCGACCAATGGACCAAAGAGAGGCCACAGCTACACATAGTAGTGTACAACGAGGGATTTGCATACTTTGTCGCTCCACGAAATAGATTTTGATTATTTATCATACTTATCCACATCTTTGACGCGCTTCAACATGGGGCCACTGCTACAAAATCCTAATGGGTGTCAGTTGGAAACCCACATAAGTGTCGAATTCTTCAACCAGCATCTCGCAAGCAGCACTGATGATGAGGAACCAAATGTGTGGTTTAAAAACGACACCTTTATGGTTCCACTAATAAAAAACCAACTCGATACGTCGGCTCAATTAGCTCCTCATCACCCCTGAGATCCATCAACAACCAAGAACACAGAATCAACATTCAAGAACAAAATCAATGTCCACATATCAACAATAAAAATCCAAGAACATAGAGAGGAGGCTATCGAAGGAGAGAAGgccactgccgccgctgctcACCATGGGCTAAGTCCGTTGTTGAGCGTCGCGTGAGGAGAGGGCATCATCGCTTGTCGAGGGACCCACCTCCGTCATCTAGCAGGTCACCCTCGATCCGTCGTGCCAAGGTTAGTTGGCAAGCTAGATGGCGGTAGCTCGCCATCGCGCCAGCTACATCGGAGATAAGAAGCGATAGGGACAGTGGAGACGAGGGATGGCTGCTGCGGAGGAGGTGAGGAGtgatggagaggaggaaggaggacgaGTACAGCGGAGTTGAGGGGTGGTGGCAGCAGCAGAGATGAGGGGCCGCGATGGTGAGCAAGAGAGGGAGCGCGGAGAAGCTGATAGAGGTGAGCAAGAGAGATAGGCTGGACTTTAGACGCGAGGTCAtccatatataaaaattaaccGGGCCGGCTCGATCGATTGTCAACTGACTAACTGAAGAGAGTGTCGGTTTTTTTGTAGAACTGACATCTATTACCCTCTCATAAGTgctagtttattaaaaagaatagCACATATTATTGTGGTgtcaatatttttaataaaccaACACATATAAGGGGTTATATATGTTGGTTTTTATTTGTAGACCCATATCAGATGTTGGAAAGGTGAGAAAAATCTTATATATGCCCATTTTTTATGTACATATGAGGGCGTCAGTTTCGGTCTTCCAACACCTCTATGTGCTTTTCTCGCCATATGAGGCTTGCTCATTCACGTCTTACTCTTTCATTCGCGGATAGTGGGGAACCGATCTGGTAGTGTCTCTCATCTTGTCTCACAGCAACAGTGGACGTGTTCGTCCGACGGCTAGCGTGTTCATCCGATGCATGCTAGGTGTTTCCCGCTAGGTTGCCGTTGGTTGTTCCTTGCGTTCTGCGGCTATATTTGGGCGAGTGACTGATTTACAATTCAGTTTTTCTCTTGCGCTTTGAGAAGCGGCTACATTTGGACGAGTGACTGATTTACAATTCAGTTTTTCTCTTGCGCTTTGAGAAACGTCTAGGGGTTTTTCGGCTAGCTTCATAACATGGTGAGCTAGCCGGCTTGAGTTTAAGGTTTCACCcctttaatttatttgttatcAGGTCTCCCCTAGTGTTCGCGTTTTGCATTCGCGAAAAAGCGTTCTCTGACGCTTTCTTCCGTTTTGGCTCAAAGTCAGTTGCCAACGGTTATGTGCGTAAGTTTTGATTAGCAAAAAGATCGTCCATTAGTTTCGGGGAGTCTGTTTTTGGTTTGAGGACAAAGACTACATGCAACATGTAGGCAGCTGCTCAAAATCAATGGTTATGCAGATTTTTTTGCCAAACATGAATAAGATATAGTCTCGATCTAAAGTTCTAAACTCCTACTAATTACCATTACCTTTACTAATATTAGCATCAATTCCCTTATATAAACTCCCAATCATTTTTTCCTCAAGTTACCAAACAAACCATATGGATTTCCATTAATACGGTCACATTTGCCAAGCTcctaaatattatattttttttaaaaaaaattctcttaaCATGCTATAAGAACTTTTTAATCCACTTAATAACTCTCTAATATTTAATTTGTGGTTTTGtcttaaatactccctccgtttcacaatataagactttctagcattacctatattcatatagatgctaatgaatctagacattattatatatatagattcattagcatctatatgaatgtggacaatgctaaaaagttttacattgtgaaacagaggaaataATTACTATATTTTCATCCATCATCTATTGAAAATGCAGAGTGACACATCGATTATTTTTGGTACCACATATCCCCTCCACAGCTGTACCCAGAGCCCAAAGCCGCTTTCAACGCCTCTGCTTTCGTCCAGATGTAGGACGCATTAGGGCATTTACAATGGGTCACCACATTTTGCCGTTCTTCCCATGCCACATAGACTAGGAACAGTATAAGCCATATGCTCCACAATGCAAGTTACAGCTCCACAATACAAGCTACACGTAGTAGTGGGTCCcagcactctctctctcccttttacTTTGTGCTACTgccttttaacttttccatcggAGGAAGCGAGGAGGGTGGCGTCGAGCGTCTCCCGGCGACTGGCGGGGCCGAGCGAGACACGGCGccagccggagcggcggcgcggcggactcCTCAACGGAGCCGAGCGGACCGGCGGCAGCGCAGCGCTGCCTCTGCTGCTCCTCCAACCGGCGGGGGCGAGCGGGAGACGGCGCCAGCCGGGGCGCGGCGGACTCCCCGACGGAGCCGACCGGCGGGGGCGAGCGGGAGACGGCGCCAGCTGgaatggcggcgcggcggactcTTCGACGGAGCCGAgcggaccggcggcggcgcggcgctgccTCTGCTGCTCCTCTAACCGGCGGGGGCGAGCGGGAAACGGCGCTAGCAGGGGCGCGGCGGACTCCTCGACGGAGCCGAGCGgaccagcggcggcgcggcgctgccTCTGCTGCTCCTTCGACCGGCGGCCCGAGCGACACCGGCGAACGACGCGGCGAAGCtcggcggctgcgcggcgccgcctctcctccactGACCGGGTAGAGCGGCCCACGCAGCGACGGACGagtcggcggcgcggctcagGAGGCGTCGGCCGGCAAGGGCGCCGCCGCTTCACCGCTTCACCGCTGTCGACCAAATCCACGCCGGCGCTCCCCTTCCCGTCCCTCTCCGGGGCCCCTCATCTCCCAGCCGACGATGAGCATCGAGGGCACggagagccggcggcggcgcgggagctcGGTCGGCACGGCATCCTCCCAAGCGGCAAGCGGCGtccggcctccgcgccgccccctTCCTCCTTCAGCCTTCGCGCGCTCAAGGAAATCGGCGCGACCTTGGTAGGCGGCAGGATCCGGCGAGGAGTGGCTGCGCGTCGGCAGGCGTCGGCGTCGGTCAGCGCCATCCTCCCCTGCCGCTCGGCTGCCTcgtccctctcccctctcccctctctcatCTAGCGGcggtgtgggtcccacctgtggGCCCGCTGAGACGAAGAACGCGTAGCCAAAGTTGAATAATGTAAgtaattctagcatttttcacattcatattgatgctaatgaatctagacatatatatttatctagacatatatttatctagattcattagcatcaatatgaatatgaaaaatgatagaatgacttattgtgaaatggaggaagtagtaaattACTAGTATGAGGGAAAAAAAGCACAACAAAAATCTTGCAGCACGAAATGTAGGCATAATCAGCCCAGCCACATTGTTGGTCGCCCATCCTGCATCACCTGGATCCAGCTTGCTGCGTGTTGGGAGTCTTGGACCACCTTAGGTGGTAATGCAAAAGCATGGTAGCCTGGGAAGCCCTGGGTGGCACTAAAAACTGGAAATAGAAATACCTCCAAAGGCAGTTCATTTCGAAGTCAAAGAGAAGTTTACAATTTTCCATGGAGACAAATTAAATAATTTAGAAGCACCGACAGAATACATGATGGTCGGTCATGATTTGAAAGCATGTAAGAAATGTAAGGGCATCAGCAATGTAAGCCACTCCTAGAGTGCCCTCACTAAGCGAGGGCACTTCTAGGAAAACTCATCTCGCAATAGAGGCCACAGGTAGGTGGGTTCTTCAAAATCCAAAGCTACTCGGTGAGGATACTCCAGTTCACAATGGGTATCCCGGTCTCAAGTAGTCCCAGGTGACAAATTCCCTCCCTAGCCCACCACCGACGCCCTCGTTGACATGAAGTTTTATTCAAGAGGCTCCATATTTTCATTGTGTTTGTGTAGCTTTTAGTTTGGGGGCATTTATTCTTTGGTTTGGCCCTAGAAACCAAAACCAATAACTCTTCTCAAAAGAACCACTAGTAGCTCACACAAACTAGTACAGGGGGAATTTATTCATCGTACTAGTCTAGtagctctctctctcacacacacagaGAAATAGAGCTAGCTTGctcgctctctctcttttcACCTTGAGATAAACAATGCCGTTCATGCCCGAGCAgagctgctcctcctcctcgccatgcCGCTACATCCGGGGAGGACGCGCACGGCACGCCCAGCCTCCATGCCGTCGAGCAgagctgctcctcctcctcctcgtcatcccCGGCCACCGCCTCAAGCCGccgtctcttcctctcctcttcccgtCTCCTCCGCTGGCGTCAACCTCGAGTTCCTCGTCGTCAACGCGGCCACCGCGGGGGAGTAGGAGCTCCGGGCCGTCGCCGTCTCCCACACCGACGCTGAGGACGGCTGCGCCCCCGAGTGGCGCACGGTGGCGTCCCTCCTCCCATGCCGcatcgaggaggagaaggtggcagcgccggcggtggccgcaTCGAGGACGCCGCCCAGTCGAGCTCGAGGCCAGATCTGGAGTGCTCGAGGTCATCGCGACCTCCACAACGCACGGCAAGGGCGACGACGGCAAACACAACAGCGGTGGCGGCATCGACGGCGCGCGGAgcgaggaggacgcggcggagcgAGATCCGCCGCTGTCGGCcatggtcgccgtcgtcgcgggGTCGTCTCCGTCGCAGggttgtcgtcgtcgctgtTGAGGGTGGAAGAGGAAATTTGTGGTGCGGAGCTGTGTCCACGAGACACACGTCTAGCCACCGCGCGTCCAACGCGTAGCCTGGCGCCGTGGCTCAGCCAAAAGCGACTGAGGAACGCATCCCCCCGCGAGCAAACGCGCGCCTACGCGGGGGGACGGCTCAGGCCGAAAAGCAAACGGTACGGCGACGCCGTGAGCTAGGGGAACGGCTCCAAGACACCCATTGCTTATGCTCTAAGGCTAGTTTCACTGTTCCCGCGACAGAAAAAAAGATGTTTGGACAAAGATGGCTTCATAAACAGAATCAGataatttcttccaaatcacgAGTAACAATACGGCATTCGGCATATTTTATTCATAAATCTGGAGCACGACAAACGGAAATAGAAACTAAGTAGCTTCAATATTCAAGAATGAGCATGTCTGATTGCATGACAATCTGCAGGAAATTTATTCCACAAAACAACAAAGACAGCGCATCAACCGATCAACTAATATTTTCTTCATTTGATATCATCATAGCATGATATTTATTACTATTATCATCGTGCAATATTAGTCTCTAATGTCATGAGGAAATTTGCCAATCATAGTCACCTTGAACTTTGACTATATTATGACATTTTCAAAATCAATGTTCTTTTAGGAGATTTTGCTACAGGCTTACAGTAGAGCACTACCATAACACAAACACGCCAAAAACATGAACCATGCAAAATGCTGTCAATGAACAGCAACTGGAGATGATAAGAAGCTTACAAATCTAGTTGAACTCACCAGGTAAGCAGGGAGCAAGTTGTGAACATGATGGGATGTCTGACACAAGGATTGAAGATTTCTTGGAAGACAAATGTCAGTGTAATCACAAGCTAATTCAAAATTGTATGTTTTCAGCAGATCAGAGTAGTTTCATGACCTTCCCATAAATACAAGTACAATCTCCAAATCTATGACGATAACTCCATCCACGAGCTTGCTTCTAATAATGATGCCACTGCAGCTTCAAGCTGACAACTCCATGAGGTTGCTACCAAGAACGGCTCTGATGCTGCTTCAAGCTCATGCAACGGGAGCATGTGCATCTATAAGGCTAGTATGTTTCTCTCATTGTCCCAATAATTTTGTCTGCGTAACTATTTTCTCACTTTATCTGTTTGGTAAAATTTTCTCATGGTAGTACACTTTTCACATGATAGTAGAGGAACTACACCCACTAAAACACTTGGAAACTATACCGAATGAGAGATCTGTTGTGCAGACTGAATGATTGGAAGTGGATGGGCCTCTGTGTTGAATACATACTTATCTAATGGAAGAATATTGCTTTCACCAAACAGCAAATACAAGTATTTCAGTGTTTCTCCAAGGAAGAAAGTTTCCATTTTGTCTCTCCTAGGTGGGGGCAAGCTTGTGACATCATCCAATGAAGTATAGCCACCAGAATCAACTCTTGTATACTTCTCAAAAGCCTGAAAAATCTGCCAACCCCATTCCCTATACCTGtgtaaaagaaaaggagataaTAAAAGGATAGTCAGTGGTGGCATTATTGCCTGGCTATCCTCCCGGCGGTGTTTACCCCCTATGAACCCTAACCCATAACATTATTCAAAATTGAGTGGCAGGTGACCTAAAGATAATAAAGTAGTGTTATATCTTACTTCGGATCCTCTGTGATTCTATATAAAACAAATAGTGATTCTACAGTCTCTGGGCGTAAAAGATTGTGACGATCCAGAGGTTTGATTATGATATCATTAACATATTGAGAACTTTTGTTCCCACCATCAGGTCCTCCCTCAGAATTACCCTGTAAAATGCACATGCCAATATTTTCTTCAAAATCAAAATGGACAtcaatatatatgaaaaataacaAGTAATGGAGATTTAATTCAGGAGTACATTGTAATACTCCATAAAATGCTGAACCACTTACCTCAATGTGAAAATAAGCAATTTCAGGAGCAAGTCCAGTAGATGTCACAAAGTACATTTCAACACAAGTTTTGGCCAAATCTTCAGCAAGCTGCAGATTGTCTATGTCTTCCGCAGTCAATAAATGATTTTCAAGAGCTTTTTTCTTGGTTATACCCTTCGTTGCACCCAGAGCAAGGGTACCAGGAAGAAAACACACCTACAGAATGAAGACAAAGTGGTGCACATCACAAAAGGGGTCAAAAAATGcccgggaaaaagaaaagatttgAAGGATTAtcgaattattatttttagttaTAAAAGAAATAGAGAGAGTTCCAAGTAGTTGCATACCAGGTGATCCATTTTAGGGCTAAAACcactatttcgtccataggggAGCTCCCCAACGAAGACCAGCCCATTTGGAATAGTTTTTCGAACAAGAAGATGCTTGACCCCTTTCATTGCTTCTGTATACATTTCAAATAGATACTTCAAACTAGTGTCACGATATCTTTCTTGCTGAACCCATACTTTCAATAGGTATTCATAGTAACTGTCACCACGAGATCCTAATCGAATATTTTCTCCACTAAATTGACCAGAGGAGGGACTGCATATAGAAAACAATAATGAGAGCATAATCACCTCAAATATCAATTTTTCTGATGGTTAGACAATGCAATATATTCTGAACTTAATTTAGTGCCAAAACACAGAAGGGTTCAAGCAATGCATACTTGATGTAAATAGGAACCAAACCCTCCACTGTTGGGAGTGTTCGCATATGCTCTAACACTTTCATTGCCTCTAAGTCATACTTTGGATCTCCTGATATTGTGCTAAGGTAACTGTACTCCAGCTGCAATGTTGTAGCCTCAGAGGTACTGCTTAAACCATCAGGGGCTGCATGTGCAGTTCGATCTCGAAGAACAACATCACTTAAAGGTATAGCAGTTGGGCTTGATGTAAAGGCTAACAATAATCTGTCTGCCAAGTCCTTTGAAACTTCCAAAAGACGCTCCGGATTAGCCCTTTTAGATGTCATTGGTATCCCAGAGTCACCTCTTGCTTTGTCACCACCACTCAAGTGATAGGCACTAAGAAGCCCTCCCAAGACACGGATAGTAGTTTCAAATAGATTGACCTGCCCTTTCTCACTTAACTTTTTCATGAGATTATCTTCAATCCATTTTGATGCTTCGGAAACAACATCATCAGCACCCATTATTATTGCAGTGTCTAAAGAATCTACAACAGTAGCGCCTAGACCTCCTAGTCCATCTATACCTCGGCGGGTTAAAGGCATAAGCTCATCATAACCCATTGCATAATTTCGATAGCCAGACCATGCATGTTCAAATGCTTCTTTAACTTTCTTCTGTCTGAGTGTCCATTCAGATTGAGGAGACTGTAGAAGCAATGAATTGTTTCTATAGATTTCATTTGGAGGAAGACGTGGCGGCAGCCTTGGTGGCTTTCTCCAAAATGTACGAATTTTGGGAAAATCTTTCTTGGTATGTGTATTCCCTACTTTTTCATGGAGCTCACCGGATACAAAACCATCCGAACTTTTGTGCACAAGTAAGTATATTACGCCAGAAACCATTAAAAGACTCAAAAATTTTCCAACAGTGAACTTTCCACATTGGTACTTGCTGCTATTGGTAAACAGAGCCTGAGAGGCCATCTGCATAGGGAAATAAATAAACATTAcgaaagaagaaataaacacattaaaaaattaataaaaatttcaCATTGCAAGAAGTCGAAAACAACTGTTATGAACTTACTTTACAAGCTAAGGATATCAATTGATCGTCAAAAGCAAAGTTGTAGGATTCATGAGAGTGAATTTTATTTAATTCCTAATGCTATGTAATTAGCATTCTAACACTATCTACTACTACACAACAGATCTCACGAAATATTATCATTGTGAATTTAGTTATAACTGGCAATCATAAATCTTATGGAGCACCGAAGACCGCAGTCAAACACTTGGAGCTCAAACCTCAATCTCTATGGACATAGCATTCAACAAACCGGATCTATCGGAGTCCACTCATAATGGACAAAGGCAGAAAACCTTTTGAAGTCATCCAATTCTTTCCAGCTCTGGCATAACTAGGAGACAACTATCTGAATCCCTAAATGCACAAAAAACTACGTATTACTACACCCTCATCACCTAACTTATTAAATTAAATTTGGCAGCAGCACAAGAACAGCACATAATTATCAGGTCCAATCAGATCAGACACACCCTAAGGCGCAGACGCCCACGG
This window encodes:
- the LOC4338088 gene encoding mannosyl-oligosaccharide 1,2-alpha-mannosidase MNS3; amino-acid sequence: MSGGGGGSGPLPYSMRDVDGRGAYNNAKFRHRSRLKMASQALFTNSSKYQCGKFTVGKFLSLLMVSGVIYLLVHKSSDGFVSGELHEKVGNTHTKKDFPKIRTFWRKPPRLPPRLPPNEIYRNNSLLLQSPQSEWTLRQKKVKEAFEHAWSGYRNYAMGYDELMPLTRRGIDGLGGLGATVVDSLDTAIIMGADDVVSEASKWIEDNLMKKLSEKGQVNLFETTIRVLGGLLSAYHLSGGDKARGDSGIPMTSKRANPERLLEVSKDLADRLLLAFTSSPTAIPLSDVVLRDRTAHAAPDGLSSTSEATTLQLEYSYLSTISGDPKYDLEAMKVLEHMRTLPTVEGLVPIYINPSSGQFSGENIRLGSRGDSYYEYLLKVWVQQERYRDTSLKYLFEMYTEAMKGVKHLLVRKTIPNGLVFVGELPYGRNSGFSPKMDHLVCFLPGTLALGATKGITKKKALENHLLTAEDIDNLQLAEDLAKTCVEMYFVTSTGLAPEIAYFHIEGNSEGGPDGGNKSSQYVNDIIIKPLDRHNLLRPETVESLFVLYRITEDPKYREWGWQIFQAFEKYTRVDSGGYTSLDDVTSLPPPRRDKMETFFLGETLKYLYLLFGESNILPLDKYVFNTEAHPLPIIQSAQQISHSV
- the LOC4338087 gene encoding uncharacterized protein translates to MPFMPEQSCSSSSPCRYIRGGRARHAQPPCRRAELLLLLLVIPGHRLKPPSLPLLFPSPPLASTSSSSSSTRPPRGSRSSGPSPSPTPTLRTAAPPSGARWRPSSHAASRRRRWQRRRWPHRGRRPVELEARSGVLEVIATSTTHGKGDDGKHNSGGGIDGARSEEDAAERDPPLSAMVAVVAGSSPSQGCRRRC